In Mesorhizobium sp. M9A.F.Ca.ET.002.03.1.2, the DNA window CTTGAGGTTTCATGGGTATCCGAGCGGCCCCGCACGCGATAGAGACCGGTGCGGAAGAACTCATCGAGCACGTCGTTCTCGTTGGTCGCGACGATCAGACGGGATATCGGGAGCCCCATCATGCGCGCGACATGACCGGCGCAAACGTTCCCGAAATTGCCCGAGGGAACGGTGAAGTCGACCTTTGACGAATTCTCTTCCGTCACCTGAAAATAGGCAAAGAAGTAGTACACCACCTGAGCTGTCAGCCGGGCCCAGTTGATCGAATTCACGGCGCCGATCCGGTGGCGCCGCTTGAAGTCGGCATCGCCGGACACGGCTTTCACGATGTCCTGGCAATCGTCGAATACTCCTTCGATGGCAATGTTCTGGATGTTTTCGTCCTGCAGGCTGAACATCTGGGCTTGCTGGAAGGCGCTCATGCGTCCGTGCGGCGACATCATGAAGACGCGGATGCCCCTCTTGCCGCGCATCGCATATTCCGCCGCGCTGCCCGTATCGCCGCTGGTCGCCCCGAGTATGTTCAGTCCCTCACCCCGGCGGGCCAGTTCATATTCAAGGAGATTGCCAAGCAACTGCATGGCCATGTCCTTGAACGCCAGCGTGGGCCCGTTCGACAGCTCCGCCAGGTGGAGACCTGTCTCAAGCGCGCGCACCGGCGCGATCCTCACGGTCCCGAATATCTCGGGTGTGTAGGTCTTCGCGCAGATGGCCTTCAGATCGGTGGGCGGAATATCGTCGACGTAGAGCGACAGGATTTCGAAGGCGAGGTCCGGGTAGGACAGGGCGCGCCACCGATCCAGCATGGCGTCATCCACAAGCGGGTAGGTCTCGGGCACATAGAGCCCGCCATCCGGCGCCAGACCTTCAAGCAGGATCTCGCAGAACTTCCTGCGTTCGGGATAACCGCGCGTGGAGATGTAGTACATGTGATACTCTTCCTTGTAGCCGCGATCGTTCAGCCGGTGCCGCAGCGGCGAATGGTCAAAAGGCCGCCACCTTTGGCCGTCAGCGGCGGGCACGCCACCAGGCGATTTTGTCCTTCAGCGCATAGCCCTTGATGATCGCCGGCAAGAACCAGGGATCACCCCTATAGAAGGGGATGGAAGCTGGCGGTCGGAAGTCGAAAGCCGTGCCAGCGTCTTGCGCGCGACCCATCAGCTTGTAGGCGGCACGCGTGCCGACCCACGGTGCCCAGACCACGCCCGAACCGCAAAAGCCGGTGGCATAGACGATGTCATCCTTTTCAAAGATGCGGGGCAGCATGTCGCGGTTCATGGCCACGTTGCCGAACCAGCTGTACGAAAGGCGAACCTTCTCCAGCTCCGGGAAAATTTCTATCAGACCGTTACGCAGGCGGAGCGTCGGGGCTGTCGGATCGCTGTTGCCGCGGGAGCTGTCTCGCCCACCGAGCAGAATGCGCCTGCCGTCGGGTGAAGGACGATAGTAGAAGCCCAGCTCCCGGTTCTCGCCCATCATCATCAGCTTGGGCATCAGCCGCGCCATCAATTCAGGCGGAAGCTCCTCGGTGACGATGATTCGGCTGCGGACGGGAACCAGGCGGCGGCGCAGGAAGGGCGCGCCGCCATCGGTATATCCGTTGGTGCAGACCAGCACCTGCCGAGCCTGCACAGTCCCGGCCGATGTCGCCACACGGAACCCGGACACATCTTTCTCGATGGAAATCACGGGCGTTCGTGAGTGGACCGTCAGCCCGGAAGCCAAGGCCACCCGCAGGAGCTCGGCGTGCAACTTAGCCGGGTGCAAACCGCCAATGTCCATCCGAACCGTGCCGCCGCGGTAGAAGTCGGTGCCGATGTAGTTGCACTGCTCGGCATGCGGAACAGCGTAGGATTCGATCCCCAGCCTCTTCGCCAGCGCCTCGGCGCCACGGGCCATCTTCTGGTACTGGTCGTATCCGAGAGCACCCATGAACCGGCCGACCAGCTGGAAATCGCAGTCGATCCCTTCCGTCTCGATGAAGTCGTACAGGAACTCGCGGGCGATCTTGCCCTCGGCCTCGATCGCCATCGCCTTCGCCTCGCCGAAGCGCCTGGTGATCGTCGCATAGTTCGGTCGGATGCTTCCGCTGGTGATCCCGCCGTTGCGCGACGAAGCTCCTTCCCCGGGGTTCATCGCATCGAAGGCCGCAACTGACCGTCCTTCACGCGCCAGCACCAGCCCGGCGGACAGCCCGGCATAGCCAGCGCCGACGATTGCCACATCTAGCCGCTTTGCCAGCGGCTGCGACGGCAGCGGCCTGACAGGTGCGGCTTCCCACCAGTATGGCGTGTTCTTATCGGCGACTTTCTCCTCATGCACGTGCGTGACTTCTCGTTGCGTTTTTAGGATCTGCAGTGGGTCGCGTTTGCTGACGAAATCAGACACGGTCATCTCGCACGTCGAGCGCATCGCGCAGTCCGTCGCCGATGAAGTTGAAGCTGGTTACGGCGATGGTGATGGCGGCGCCCGGGATGATCGCCAGCCAAGGCGCGCTCGCCAGATACTGCTGGGCGCCCTCCAGCATGTTACCCCAGCTGGCCAGCGGCGGCTGAATGCCATAGCCCAGGAAGCTGATATAGGCTTCCAGAAGGATCGCGTGCGCAACTGTCAATGTGGCGGCCACAATGATCGGTCCCATGGCGTTGGGCAGGATCTCCCGGAACATGATGTGGGCGCCGCTCAATCCCAGCATGCGCCCAGCCAGGACGAACTCGCGCTCGCGCAGAGAGCGGACCTCGGCCTCGACAATTCGAGCCACTTCCATCCAACTGGTGACCGCGATGATCACCGTGACCATGGCCGGGCTCGGCTTCAGTGCCGCGGCCAAAGCGAGCAGCAGGAAGATTGACGGGAAAGACAGGAAGCCATCGACCGTGCGCATCAGCGCCGCGCCGATCCAGCCGCCGCGATAGCCCGCGATTACGCCGACGAGCGTTCCGATCAGCGTCGACAGCAACATGGCGAAGAAGGCCACCGCCAGCGAGATCCTTCCCGCCATGAGCAATCGCGCTGCCAGATCGCGCCCCAGCGGGTCTGTCCCCAGATAATGGTGGCCGGTCAGCGGCGGGGAAAATCGGGCGCGCAAATCGATGTAGAGCGAATCATAGGGCAGAAGATGAGGGCCGAAGACGCATGCCAGCGTGAGGAGCGTGATCATCGCCACCCCCAGCAGCGCCAGATGATGACTCGTGAAACGGCGCACCGTGCGGCTGCGCCACCAGCGGCCTTGTCCTGCATTTGCGACGAGAGCGGTCATGTGGCTGCCTCCTGTCAGGGGTGAGATTGCGCGCTCAACCCAGGCGAATGCGCGGGTCGACGATCGCCACCGCGATGTCTGCGATCAGGTTGCCCAGGATGACGAGGATGGCCGAGAACATCAGCAGCCCCATCACGACCGGGTAGTCGCTGTAGCCGAGGCTGTCGAGGAACAGCCGCCCCATGCCTGGCCAGGTAAACACTGTCTCCGTCACCAGTGCGCCGGTCAGGATGCTGGGAAGTTGCACCCCTGCCAGCGTGATCATCGGCAACAGTGCATTGCCAACGACGTGTTTCATTATGACTCGGCGCTCGGTCAGGCCCTTGGCGCGGGCAGTCTTGACGAAATCCTGGCTGATCGCGTCGAGGGTGGAGGTGCGCATGTAGCGGCTCCAGATCGCCACATGCACCAGCGACAGCACGAGGCTGGGCAGGATAAGGTGGTGCAGATAGTTCAGCACCGAGCCGTCGCCGATGGTGTACATGTTGCCCGCAGGGACCCAGCCCAGCTTGAGCGAAAAGATGTAGATGCCGACGAGCCCGAACCAAAAGGTCGGGATCGACAGCGCGACCATGGCGCCAACCGTCGCCAGATGGTCAAACAGCGAGTAGCGGTGCGTGGCGCCACGGATGCCGATCCAGGTGCCAATGGCGATTGCGATCGCGGTGGATGTGCCCATCAGCAGCAGCGTGGCAAAGAGATGCCGGCCGATCACCGAAAGCACCGGCGCCCCATCGCGGAACGAGTGGCCCCAGTCGCCCTGGAGAAGCCGCCAGGCCCAATCGAGATATTGCATCCACAGCGGCCGATTGAGCCCTAGTTGCTCTTTCAGGCGATCGAGATCGTCCTGCGTCATGCCGGGATCGAGCCCGAATTGCGCCAGTGGCCCCCCCGGTAACAAGTTCAGGACAACGAACCCGATGACCGACACGATCAGGAGCAGGATGAGGCTCTGCGAGAGCCGGTTGAGCAGGAAGCCACGCATTCAACTCTCCCCTTTCAAGACGCCGGTGACACGCCGCCGCCCTAAGGCGGCGGCGTAAGTATGTCAGGCCTTCCAATGCCATCCGGCGGCATGCCAGGATGCGACGCGGGTGTTGGAATTTGCCTCGAAACCCTCCAGCCCTGCCTTGCGGCCGAACACATTGGCGTAGGCAAACAGAGGCAGGAACGGCAGATCCTGACGAACAATTTCCTGAACACGCAGATAGATGGCGCGCCGCTCTTCCCGATCGAAGGTGCGGGTACCCTTGTCGAGCAGCGCATCAACCTCCGGGTTGGAGTATTGGCCGGTGTTCGAGCCCTTTCCGCCCTTCGCGACGATCGCCTTTGTGTGCAGGCGGTTGGTAGCGTCGGGGTCGCCTGCGATGACATTGGTTACACCGGAGATGGCTGACTCGAACTGCGATTTGAGCCAGAAATCACCCCACATGACGGCGGCCGGCAGGTTCGAAATGGTCATCTCCACCCCGATCTCGGCGAACGTCTGCTGCAAGAACTGCTGCGTCTGCTCGCGCAGGTGGTTGCCGGAGGTGGTGGAGTTTGCGAACGACAGACGCACCCCGTCCTTCACTCGTATTCCATCGGATCCGGGTACCCAGCCGGCCTCGTCGAGGATCTGGCTCGCGCGCTCGATGTTGAACTCCTGCGCCGGCAGGTTCGGATTGTAGTAATAGGAATTCTGCGGCATGAAGGTCTCGGTGGGGTTGTGGACCCCGTAATAAAGTCCTTCGAGGATCGCTTTCCTATCTATTGCGGCGTAGAGCGCCTGGCGAACCGCAGGGTCCTTGAATTGCGGCTTCTCAAGATTGAGATAGATCGACTCGACCGATGCTCCGCGCTCCAACATGACCACGCGATCCGGAAGTGTGCCGGCTTCCGCATAGTTGTCGGCGGTTATGAATGCCTGGTCGACAAGATCAATGTCGCCGCTCTTGAACTGGGTGTAGAGCACTGTCATGTCGGGGATGTATTTGAAGACGAGCCGCTCCAAATAAGGGCCCTCCCCGGCATAGTCCGTGTTCGCGACGAGTTCGATGTGATCGCCGGCGATGCGCTGCGCCCACTTGAATGCGCCAGTGCCGACAGGCGCCTGATTGAAGGCGGCGGCGTTCGGGTCCGCCTCTTTTTCGAGGATGTGCTTGGGAACCATGAAGGTTTCGGCGAGAAACGACAGGTAGGGGGCGAAAGCCTCCTCCATCCGCCAGGTGAGCTCGGTCGGCGAGACAACCTTGATGTCGCGCACCAGCGAATGACCCGCCGTGCGCCACGCGCGGAATTTCGGATTGGTGATGAGCTCAAGCGTGAACTTCACATCCTCGGCCGTGAAAGGTTGGCCGTCGTGCCAGCGGACGTCATCACGCAGGCGGATGCGCCACACAAGTCCGTCCTCCGAAATGCCGCCGTTCTTTTGGCTGGGCACTTCGACCACAAGATTGGGCTGAAGAACGCCCTTGGGGTCCATTCGAACGAGTGCATCAAACACCGAGAAATGCACCGCGTCGTCGCACTCGGTATGCGGCATCAGTGGATTGAAGACGGTGGGTTCCTGCGAAAATCCGACGACGACGCGGCCGGTTGGGCTCGCGGGAGGGTTCTGGGCGAAGGCGGGTTTGCCCAACAGATTGGGCGCAATGAGGCCCGCGGCCCCGCCGATGGCCAGCATTCGCAACGCATCGCGCCGTGAGTAGTTCGATTTGGAGTTCGTACGTTCAGTCATTGAAATTCCCCTTGTTCTGGCGGTGTCCGCCGTGGCTCTTACCCATTTGCCGCAACCGGACGGGTCGGTCCCGGCTGCTCTCCAGGAATCGCCGCCACCAGCTCACGCGTGTAGGCTGATTGCGGGTCGAGGAAGATTTGCGAGGGGGGACCGAACTCCACGATCCGCCCTTTCTGCATCACCGCGATTTCGTCGCAGATCTGGCTGGCGACCCGCAGATCATGGGTGATGAAGATCATCGACACGCCGGTCTCCCGCTGGATCTGGTCGAGCAGCTGCAGGATCTGCGCCTGGATCGACACGTCGAGCGCCGACACCGCCTCATCGGCGATCAGCAGCTTCGGCTTGAACATCAGTGCCCGGGCGATGCCGATGCGCTGACGCTGCCCACCGGAAAATTCGTGCGGGTATCGGCCGAAGGCGCCCGCATCGAGTCCGACATGCGCCAACAGCGCCTTCGCCTCTTCACGCGCCTGGGCATAGGGCGTTCCGTGCGCGACCGGGCCTACGGTCAGGATGTAGCCGACAGTCGCGCGCGGGTTGAGCGAGGCGAAGGGGTCCTGGAAGATCATCTGAATCCGCGGCCGCAGCTGGCGGAACTCGGCTTCGGAAAGCCTGGCGATGTCGCGGCCTTCGAACAGAATCCCGCCGCCGTCGCTGTCCAGCAGCTTGATCAGAAGCCGGCCCAGCGACGATTTGCCGGAACCGCTCTCGCCCACGACGCCCAGCGTGCGCCCTGGCGCCAGATCAAACGAGACCTCGTTGACGGCGGGCACGACGCGCTGTGAACCAAACAGCGCGCTGCCGCTGCGGTAGGTCTTCACCAGGCCCTCGACCTTGAGGATCGGCTCATTGTCAGCCGGCGCCAGAGGAACGCGGTCCTCGCCGGTCAGGCGCGGGACGGCCGCGATGAGGCGTTTTGTATAGGGATGGCTGGGGGACTTCAGGACCTGCCGGGCGCTGCCCTGCTCGACGATGTGGCCTTTCTCCATCACCACGACGCTGTCCGCGATCTCTGCCACCACCCCGAAGTCGTGCGTAATGAACATGACGCTCATGCCCTTGCGGCGCTGGATATCGCGAATCAGCTCCAAGATTTGCGCCTGGGTGGTCACGTCGAGCGCGGTCGTCGGTTCGTCCGCGATCAGGATCGTGGGCTCGAGCGCCAACGCCATGGCGATCATCACCCGCTGCCGCTGCCCTCCAGAAAGCCGGAACGGATACTGATGATACATGAGATCCGGATCAGGCAGCCCCACCTCGGTCAGCAACTCGAGAGCACGGCTGCGGCGGGATTTCGGCGTGCCGACGCCATGCGCCGCCATGACCTCGTCGATCTGTGCTCCCACGGTCATCAGCGGATTGAGGGCCGAAAGCGGGTCCTGGAAAATCATCGAGACCACCCGGCCGCGCAGGCTGCGCAGCTTGTCCGACGACATGCCGATGATGTTCGCGCCATCCAGATGAATGGCGCCCGAGGTGACGCGGATCACCCGGGGCAGAAGCCCCATGATCGCATTGGCGGTGACCGACTTACCCGATCCGGATTCGCCGATGATGCACAGGATTTGGCCGCGCTTCAGATCGAAAGAGATGTTCTCGACCGCATGGGTCCGCTCCATGCCTTGCGGCAAGGTGACCGTGAGGTCGCGCACCGAAAGCGCCACATCGAGGGGAGCTACAGGCTGGATGCTTGCGACCATCGCGATCACCTCCCTTTTCAACGGAGTGGGTCCACCTTGTTTCGGACCGCATCATCGCCCTTTGAGCAGAGGCACGTCACCGCAGCGGCCATCGTCCCGCCATCTCGGCTCTTCGCGCCTTGGAACGGCGAGGGACGGGTTCTGCTCATTCCGGCGCTCCTTGCTTCGTCCGGCGCAGACCGGACACTGTTCCCTTTTCTTGGAGGACTCGCCGAGGGACAAATCGCTGCCTATCGGAAGTCCTCTGGAGCCTGCCCGCCATCAGGAAGGGTGGCTCCGTTGTTCCAACCAGTTTGACTGTTCTGTTTCCGCAGAGTCGCCGAAAAATGGCCCCTGCGCGGCAGGAACTTCTGAAAAAAACCGCCAGATCGGCATTTCAGTCTGCACCTGTTCCGGCGGAGTCTGCACGAGCATTGAGGCCGATGAAGTGGCTCCAATCACGGCCACCTTGCAATCGCCGAAGACGGGCTCGGTCCGTGCTCCGGCTAACGGCTCCGCCGTATTGTCCCAGGAGGAAGCAAATTTCATTGGCGAATGTTCCTATGCTTGTTTGGGACCGAGCGAGAGGAATTGTACTCCTGCAGCCGCCACCTGGCTGGGGTAACGGTGAGCTTTTCGCGCAATAATTGGCTGTCCTGTCGGCTGCTAACCGCATGATATTCCGTCCAGGCACAAACTCCGCAGCCCTCCGCTGCGGCCCTCGGGCTAGGGTGCGTCAAACTACTTGGAGTACTGTCGATGCCCGCGCCGCTCATGCACATCGAGTCCAGCCCATCCCTGCCTCGCGAGGCAGACGTCGTGGTCATCGGAGGCGGCGTGGTGGGCGTGTTCACCGCATATTATCTGGCGCGACGAGGCGTAAGCGTCGCCTTGCTTGAGAAGGGGCGCGTGGCCGCCGAACAGTCCAGCCGCAACTGGGGATGGTGCCGCCAGCAGAACCGCGACGCGCGCGAACTGCCGATGGCGACAAAGAGCCTCGATCTCTGGGAGAAGGTGGCGCAGGAGACAGGTGAGGACACGGGTTTTCGCCGTTGCGGACTCCTTTATCTCTCGCAGGATGAGAACGAGCTGGCCGGCTGGGCGAAGTGGCGCGACTTCGCGAAGACGGTCGGCGTCACGACGCAGATGTTGACTGCGGAGGAAGCGACCGAACGGGGCAAGGCGACCGGGCGCCGGTGGAAAGGCGGCGTTCTCTCGCCTACCGACGGAACCGCCGACACCTCGCGGGCAGTGCCTGTCGCCGCGCGCGGAATCATGGCCGCCGGCGGCAGCGTCCACCAGCAATGCGCCGCCCGGACCATTGAGCTTAGTGCAGGCCGGGTCAGCGGTGTGGTGACGGAAGGCGGCACTATCCGGACCAAGACCGTCGTCATGGCCGGCGGCGCATGGGCTTCGTCCTTCTGCCACCAACTCGGCATTCGCTTCCCGCAAGCTTCCGTGCGTTCTTCGATACTGGCCGTCGCGCCGGGAATGGAGGGATTGCCGGGCGCCCTCGTTACCTCCGGGATCGCTTTTACGCGCCGAGGCAACGGTGGCTACACGCTGGCAATCAGCGGCCGCGCACGTGTTGACCCGACGCCGCAGCAGTTGCGGTTTGCACGAGAATTCGTGCCCATGTTTGCCCGCCGCTGGCGCAACCTGTCGCCGGGCGGCCTCGAGGGCTGGCGGCAGGGCCATGAAACGCTTGCCAAATGGGCGCCTGACGAGGTGACCCCGATGGAGCGAAACCGGATACTCGATCCGCGGCCGGACCTGGGTCAGATCAACCTCACCTATCGGCGCGCCTGCGAGCTGATCCCCGAGTTCCGACGGGTCACCATAGCCGATGCATGGGCCGGGTATATCGACAGCACGCCCGACGGCATCCCGGTCGTCGGTGAGGTCGAGGGCGTTCCGGGCTTCATCCTGGCGGCTGGCTTCAGCGGTCACGGCTTCGGGATCGGGCCAGGAGCCGGACACCTGATTGCCGACATCATCACAGGCTGCGAACCGTTAGTCGATCCGCGTCCGTACCGGCCAGAGCGCCTGAAGACCGCTGCATGGGGCAAGGTCGCCGAATTCTGATCAGAGCCGGCGGGGGCGGCCGCACTTGGCGCGAAACGCAGGTGTCGCTTCCCGCTTGTCAGATGGGACAAGATATTGGTCGATGCTATGATAAGCGCATGACTGCAAAGCTTCAGAGCCCGATCCGGTCAGCGCCGGCTAGCTCTACGCGGGTTTGTTGCCGGCGCTCGCAAATGATGACTGTCATGGTCCGCGGGGCAATCCGCAGATCATGGTTTGATGGGGGCCCTTCATGAAGCTCGACAAGATCGACATCAAGATCCTATCGGAATTGCAGAAGAACGGTCGCATATCCAACGTGGAGCTCGCCGACCTGGTGCATCTGTCACCGAGCCCCTGTCTGATGCGCGTCAAGAAGCTTCAGGCCGAAGGCTTCATCACCGGCTACTCCGCTCAGATTGATGTCTCGAAGCTTGGGCAAACCCTGACAGTTTTCACCGAGATCACGCTCAGAAATCATCGCCAGAACGACTTCGCGCGCTTCCTCGCCACGGTCGAGAAGATCGACTCCGTCATCGAATGCCATCTCGTTTCAGGGGGCTACGACTATCTCGTGAAGTTCATCACGGCGGGTATCACCGAATACCAGACGATCATGGAACGCCTGCTCGAAATGGACATCGGCATCGACAAGTACTTCAGCTTTGTCGTGCTGAAGTCGCCGGTCGTGAAATCTCACCTGCCGCTAGACGCCATATTCGACAATGAGGCAGAGGCTGATCGCTCTTGATGCGGCAACTCGGTAAGCTTCGCCCGCGCTAGCGGGCATGTAGCGCGGGGTTTAGACTACCCCACGACCTGTTGCGTGAAATCGCCTCGACTGCGCCGGTCTGTGAATGGCGCCGGAAGAGAATGTTTGGCTTGCCGGATAGCGCGACCGCCTTCACCACTTCCCCCGAAACTTGCCGAACAAGAGTGCCTGCCGTCACGTAGCAACCGGCCTCAACAACGCAGTCGTCACCAAGCGCGATACCTGTGCCGGAGTTGGCTCCGAGCAAGCAGCGCTCTCCGATGGACACGACCTGCTTGCCGCCACCGGAAAGTGTGCCCATGATCGACGCCCCGCCGCCGATATCCGTGCCATCGCCGACTACAACGCCCGCACTGATCCGTCCCTCCACCATTGAAGAGCCGAGAGTTCCAGCATTGAAGTTGCAGAAGCCCTCATGAAGTACCGTTGTTCCTCGTCCCAGATAGGCCCCTAATCGTACACGATTGGCATCAGCGATACGGACAGCCTCCGGCACGACGTAGTCAGTCATGCGTGGCAATTTGTCGATACTACGCACTTCCAACGTGGCGGAGGATGGGCGAGTTGCCCAGCGCAATTCTTCAATTTGCTCGGGCAGGCATGGTCCCAAAGACGTCCATGCGACATTCGCCAGCAAGCCAAATATCCCCTCCAAATTGGCTCCATGGGGCCGGATCAGACGGTGACTTAGCAGATGAAGGCGCAGATAGACATCGTGGGGATCACGTGGAGGTTGAGTCAAATCCTCAATGACAGTCTTAACCGGGATCACAGAGACCGCACGGCGCGGATCGGAAAGAAAGCAATCCGCCGCTCTGGCGCCGAACGCGGCGTTGGCCTGTTCAGCCGTCAAAACGACTGACGCCGATGGACCGGAGGGCTTGCCAAGTCGGGGCCTCGGGAACCAGGTGTCGAGGACCGTGCCATCAGCCGCAACTGTAGCCAGACCATACCCGTCGGCGCTCGACACTTCCAAACTGGCCACTCTCGCGTCACCTGTAAATCTACGCCCATCGTGGGCTGTTCCGAGTCTAGCAGTGCGTCTGACGCATTGCACCGTCCGCCGAGGTATCACCGAAGCCGCAAGACCTACGCTGCGGCACATGCAACATTTCACCCTTTCATCGCCGCCCGCACGTCCTTGTCTTCAAGCGTCTGGTCGAGCGTCAAGCGGGTGCGTTCGATAATCCCGTCAATTTCTTCGTTAGTGCAGCAGAGCGGCGGGGCGTAGCCTAGGACGCCGTTGGCGAAGGCGCGGATGACGAGGCCGTTCTGCCAGGCACGGTCGAAGATGCGGCGAGCAGGATCGGCTTCCGGCGGCAAGGGCGTCTTGCGCTCCTTATCGGTCACCAGTTCGATAGCGGCGAGCATACCGCGACCGCGAACGTCGCCCACCAGCGGGTGATTGGCAAGCGAGCGCAGGCCTTCCATCAGGCGCTTTCCGGCCTTTCGCCCGTTGTCCAGCAGACCCTCCTCGTAGAGGCGCAGGCATTCGAGCGCGACCGCCGCGCTTACTGGATGGGCCGAGTATGTGTAGCCATGGCCGATGTGCGCCTTACCGGCCCCGTCCGCGATCGTGTTGTAGACATGGTCGGACATGAAGACGGCGCCCATCGGCACGTAGCCCGAGGTCAGGCCCTTCGCCGTGGTCATCAGGTCGGGTACGACGTCATCCTCTTCACACGCAAAGAGCGGACCGGTCCGGCCGAAGCCGGTGATGACCTCGTCGACAACGAAAAGGACATCATGTTCCGCGCAAACTGCGCGCATGGCCTGCAACCAGCCCGCCGGGGGGACGAGCACGCCGCCCGAGCCCTGGATCGGCTCCACGTAGAACGCGGCAACGCGATCCGCGCCGATTTCCACGATCTTGGCTCGCAGGGCGGCGGCAGAGGCGTCGATGATGGCCTGCGGATCGGGACCGACAGGATTGCGATAGGCATAGTGCGACGGGATCTTGTGCTGCCAGTCGTAAGGCACGCCAAAACCAGTGTGAAAGACCGGCAGCGCGGTCAGGCCGGAGCCCGCCGTCGAAGATCCATGGTAGCCGTATTCGACCGAGATAAACTGGTCTTTCCGCGGCGTCCGCTTGGCATGGAAATAGTAGCGGATGAACCGGATCGTGCTGTCCACCGCGTCGGAGCCGCCGAGAGTGAAATAGATGTGGTTCAGGTCGCCGGGCGCCAGTTCTGCCAGCCTCGCCGCCAGCCGAATGGCCGGCTCGGAGCCCAACCCGAAATAGCCAGTCGCGTAGGGCAGCTCGCGCAGCTGCTTAACCGCGGCTTCGACGATGCTGTCCTGCCCATAGCCTGCATTGACGCACCACAGTCCTGCAAATCCGTCCAGCAGGGTGTGCCCCGTAGCGTCGGTCACCGTCGCGCCCGTGGCCGATTTCAGCACGCGCACCCCCGTCGCCTCGTGGCTGCGATAGGACGCGACCGGGTGAACCAGATGCGCGCGATCAAGTTCGATCAGCGAATTCGCAAGCATTTCTTCCTCCAGATGATCCGATCGCTTTTGGCACCACGCTAAACCGTTGA includes these proteins:
- a CDS encoding Lrp/AsnC family transcriptional regulator; translation: MKLDKIDIKILSELQKNGRISNVELADLVHLSPSPCLMRVKKLQAEGFITGYSAQIDVSKLGQTLTVFTEITLRNHRQNDFARFLATVEKIDSVIECHLVSGGYDYLVKFITAGITEYQTIMERLLEMDIGIDKYFSFVVLKSPVVKSHLPLDAIFDNEAEADRS
- a CDS encoding FAD-binding oxidoreductase, with protein sequence MPAPLMHIESSPSLPREADVVVIGGGVVGVFTAYYLARRGVSVALLEKGRVAAEQSSRNWGWCRQQNRDARELPMATKSLDLWEKVAQETGEDTGFRRCGLLYLSQDENELAGWAKWRDFAKTVGVTTQMLTAEEATERGKATGRRWKGGVLSPTDGTADTSRAVPVAARGIMAAGGSVHQQCAARTIELSAGRVSGVVTEGGTIRTKTVVMAGGAWASSFCHQLGIRFPQASVRSSILAVAPGMEGLPGALVTSGIAFTRRGNGGYTLAISGRARVDPTPQQLRFAREFVPMFARRWRNLSPGGLEGWRQGHETLAKWAPDEVTPMERNRILDPRPDLGQINLTYRRACELIPEFRRVTIADAWAGYIDSTPDGIPVVGEVEGVPGFILAAGFSGHGFGIGPGAGHLIADIITGCEPLVDPRPYRPERLKTAAWGKVAEF
- the dapD gene encoding 2,3,4,5-tetrahydropyridine-2,6-dicarboxylate N-succinyltransferase is translated as MASLEVSSADGYGLATVAADGTVLDTWFPRPRLGKPSGPSASVVLTAEQANAAFGARAADCFLSDPRRAVSVIPVKTVIEDLTQPPRDPHDVYLRLHLLSHRLIRPHGANLEGIFGLLANVAWTSLGPCLPEQIEELRWATRPSSATLEVRSIDKLPRMTDYVVPEAVRIADANRVRLGAYLGRGTTVLHEGFCNFNAGTLGSSMVEGRISAGVVVGDGTDIGGGASIMGTLSGGGKQVVSIGERCLLGANSGTGIALGDDCVVEAGCYVTAGTLVRQVSGEVVKAVALSGKPNILFRRHSQTGAVEAISRNRSWGSLNPALHAR
- a CDS encoding aspartate aminotransferase family protein, with translation MLANSLIELDRAHLVHPVASYRSHEATGVRVLKSATGATVTDATGHTLLDGFAGLWCVNAGYGQDSIVEAAVKQLRELPYATGYFGLGSEPAIRLAARLAELAPGDLNHIYFTLGGSDAVDSTIRFIRYYFHAKRTPRKDQFISVEYGYHGSSTAGSGLTALPVFHTGFGVPYDWQHKIPSHYAYRNPVGPDPQAIIDASAAALRAKIVEIGADRVAAFYVEPIQGSGGVLVPPAGWLQAMRAVCAEHDVLFVVDEVITGFGRTGPLFACEEDDVVPDLMTTAKGLTSGYVPMGAVFMSDHVYNTIADGAGKAHIGHGYTYSAHPVSAAVALECLRLYEEGLLDNGRKAGKRLMEGLRSLANHPLVGDVRGRGMLAAIELVTDKERKTPLPPEADPARRIFDRAWQNGLVIRAFANGVLGYAPPLCCTNEEIDGIIERTRLTLDQTLEDKDVRAAMKG